The DNA segment GGTGCCATATTAGTTCATTTGGCAAAAAGAACCCAAGGATTAATGGTAGCAAAAGGGAATCCTTTAAATATTAATTCTATAAGAGATTTAAAGGGTAAAAGGATAGCTAACCGGCAAAAGGGTGCTGGAACCCGGGTGTTATTAGATTATCTCATGGAGAAAGAAAAGATAAAACCTGGGGAAATAGAAGGATATAACAGGGAGTATTTTACCCATTTAGCAGTTGCCCAAGAAGTTAAAAGTAATAGGGCTGATGCTGCTATGGGGATTTATGCTGCAGCAAAAGCAATGGATCTGGATTTTGTACCCCTTTATGAAGAAAGTTATGATTTACTAGTGACTCCAGATTTTTTTAATTCACCTAATTTTAAATTTGTATTAGAAACTTTGAGAACTAAGAGGTTTAGGAGGGAAGTTGAAGAATTAGGGGGGTATAATTTGAATAAAAGTGGAGAAATTATCTTTGTGGAAGAAGAAAAAAATTAAAAAATTTTTTTGTAACCCCTTGATTTTTTTAAAATGATTAGTTAAAATATGGATAGAAATTAGCACTCATCTAGATAGAGTGCTAACAAAAATAAAAGTAATGAGGAGGGTATTTCAAATGAACATTAGGCCATTAGGAGACAGAGTGGTTATTAAAGTATTAGAATCTGAACAAAAAACTGCCAGTGGGATTGTTATCCCAGATAAAGCTAAAGAAAGACCTCAAGAAGGAGAAGTAATTGCAGTAGGAAGTGGAAAAGTTCTAGACAATGGAACAAAAGTTGAGCTAGAAGTTAAAGTAGGAGATAGAGTAATTTTCTCTAAATATGCTGGAACTGAAGTAAAAATTGACAATGAAGAACACTTAATTTTAAGTGAAAGAGATATTCTTGCAGTAATTAACAAATAACTTTAAGGAGGTTGATAGTAATGGCAAAAGTAATTAAGTTCACTGAAGATGCCCGCCGTTCATTAGAAAGAGGAGTTAATAAATTAGCTGATACTGTAAAAGTTACATTAGGTCCAAAGGGAAGAAATGTAGTTCTTGATAAAAAATTCGGTTCTCCATTGATTACTAATGATGGTGTAACAATTGCAAAAGAAATTGAATTAGAAGATCCCTTTGAAAATATGGGTGCCCAATTAGTTAAAGAAGTAGCTACTAAGACTAATGATGTTGCTGGTGACGGTACAACCACTGCAACAGTATTAGCCCAAGCTATTATTAGAGAAGGAATTAAAAATGTAACTGCTGGTGCTAATCCGATGATCCTTAAAAAGGGTATCGAAAAAGCAGTTGAAAGTGTAGTTGCTGAAATTAAAAATATTGCTAAACCTATTGAAAATAAAGAAGCTATTGCTCAAGTTGCTGCCATTTCAGCTGCCGATGAAAAAATCGGTGAGTTAATAGCAGAAGCTATGGAGAAAGTTGGTAAAGATGGTGTTATCACCGTTGAAGAATCTAAAGGCTTTACTACTAACTTAAATGTTGTTGAAGGTATGCAATTTGACAGGGGATACATATCACCCTACATGGTAACAGATACTGAAAAAATGGAAGCTGTTTTAGATGATCCGTATATCCTTATCACTGATAAAAAGATTACAAGCATTCAAGATATTTTACCAATCCTTGAAAAAATTGTTCAACAAGGTAAACAATTATTACTAATTGCTGAAGATGTTGAAGGAGAAGCTTTAGCTACATTAGTAGTAAATAAATTAAGAGGTACTTTTACTTGTGTTGCTGTTAAAGCTCCTGGTTTTGGTGACAGAAGAAAAGCTATGTTAGAAGATATCGCTATACTAACCGGCGGCCAAGTAATTTCTGAAGAAGTTGGTTTAGATATTAAAAATGCCGATATTACTATGTTAGGTAGAGCCCGTCAAGTTAAAGTTACTAAAGAAAATACCATTATCGTTGATGGTGCCGGTAGCCAAGATGAAATCAAGAAAAGGGTTGCTCAAATCAAAGTTCAAATTGAAGAGACTACCTCTGAGTTTGACAAAGAGAAACTTCAAGAGCGCTTAGCTAAGTTAGCTGGTGGAGTAGCTGTAATCGAAGTTGGTGCTGCTACTGAAACTGAGTTAAAAGAGAAAAAATTACGGATTGAAGATGCTTTAGCTGCTACCCGTGCTGCCGTTGAAGAAGGTATCGTAGCTGGTGGTGGTACTGCCCTTGTAGATGCTCTTCATGTTTTAGATAAAATTCAATTAACTGGAGATGAAGCTACTGGTTTGCAAATTGTCAAACGTGCTTTAGAAGAACCTCTAAGACAAATAGCTGAAAATGCTGGTTTTGAAGGTTCTGTAGTAGTAGAAAGGGTGAAAAAAGAACCAGTAGGTGTTGGTTTCAATGCTTTAACTGGACAATATGAAGATATGATTGCAGCTGGTATCGTTGACCCAGCCAAAGTTACTCGCTCTGCTTTACAAAATGCAGCTAGTATTTCAGCTATGTTCTTAACAACTGAAGCAGTAGTTGCTGAAAAACCTGAAGAAAAAAGTGATAACCCAATGCCTGGCGGAATGCCAATGATGTAAAAAATAAACTGCCCGATGTAAAAGGGCAGTTTATTTTTTTATTTTTTTAAAAAAGCAGGAAATTGGATTTTTTTGTCTAATATAATATATTAGTGTAAATTAACTAATATTTGTCCTTGGGGATTTGGAGGGGTAATGATATGGACTTTTCTGCAATACAAGAATCCATAAATAAAATAGAAGGGGTTATCCTTTCTAAAGTAGTCCATGAAAAGGGAGAAATCTCGGAAATTCATGTGTTAGCTAATAATAATAAATCACCGAAACAAATTGTAAGGGATATAGAATCAGCTTTATATGTAATACATAATTATAAAATAGATAAAAACAAAATTAGTATTGCTTCTATACAAGGAGAAGAATTGCTAAATAAAGAAAAAAGGGTTAAGTTTAGTTCCGTTGAGTTAAGGAATAAACAAAATAAAGTGGAATGTACAGTTACCCTTTCCTATGATGATAAAGAATATACCGTTGAAGAAATGGATATTAATACCACTTTAAATCGAAAAAAAATTGTTTTAAAAACAACCCTAAAAGCTGTTGAAGAAATTTTAGGTTTAGATAATATTTTTGATGGACAAGAGGTGATTATTAATACTAGTATAGGGGTATCAGTAGTTACAGTAATAGTTATTACTTTAATAACAGGAAAAGAAGAAGTACTTGTTGGTTCAGCTCTAGTTAAAAATGATGAATATGAAGCTATTGCCAGAGCAGCTTTAGATGCAGTAAACAGAACAATTTTAATGACAACTAAATAGCTATAAAAAGGCCGATTTTTAAACTTTTTCACATAGCGGAGCTTTGCGACAGATGTTAGCGTAGGTCTGTTAGCCTAAGCTAAAGGAGTGACTAAAATGAAAAAATTTTTACCTGCTATTATCGCTTTATTAACTTTGGTTTTAGCTGGAGCTTCTCATGTTAGCTGGTTTTAAAGGTTTTTAATTAAAAATCGGCCTTTTTTAATCTAGAGGAGGGAAAAGTGTGAAAAATAATTATAAACTACCCTTATACTTAGCCTTTATATACAGCCTCTTTGCTTTAACTTTTGGTTATGCTTATTTTAGATATCCCTTTGATATAGATGTTATTACTTTATTGTTTTTTTGCTTTTTGGCAGCAGTAACAGAATCAATGGCTATTGTTTATAAAAAGTTGGCATTTAGCCCTGGTTTTATTATTACAACGGCATCTATAATCCTTTTTGGTACATTGCCTGCTATGGTTATTGTTTTTGCAGGAATGATTTTTAGGGTAGTAAGACATCAAAACAAGTATTACCATTTTTTAAATGTGCCTATCTATAAAAGTTTTTTTAATGGTTCAGTTGTAGGTATTTCAGTTTTTACTGCCGCTGAAGTTTATCGGTATACAAGTATATTGCCATTGGCCCCTATTGCCAACATCACCTTTGGCTTGGTGGCTGTATTTATAATTTTCGCCGTTATAAATTATTTATTGGTATCTATTTTGATGGCTATTATTTCAAATGTTAAAGTATGGTTAAATTTAAAAAACCAACTTGGATTTATATTAATAGGTATTTTTTTTACTGCCCCATTTGGAATGTTATTAGTTTACATGTACAACCACTTTGAGATCGGCGGTGTTTTGGTAATTTTTATCCCCATGTTGTTTATCCGCTATACTTATGGCCTTTATATTGATTCTAAAAGTAAGTATCACGAAATGGTAAAAGTGTTGATGAATGCTTTAGAAATGAGGGACAAGTATACTGAAGGTCATTGTAGAAATGTGGCAAAGATAGTTAAAAAAATCGCTGAAGAATTGAAATACAGTGACAACAGAATAGAAGAATTAGAACTTGCAGCATATCTACATGATATCGGTAAAATAGGAATTCCAGATAATATTTTAAATAAGCCTGACAAGTTGACAAAGGAAGAATATCAGATTATTCAACAACATCCAGTAATCGGTTATAATATCGTAAAAGACATTTATGGTATCGGTAGAATTGTCGATCTAGTAAAATATCACCATGAGAGATATGATGGAACTGGATATCCCGAAGGGAAAAAGGGTGATGAAATAGATTTAGATGTCTATATTTTACAACTAGCCGATGCATTAGATGCCATGTCTACTGATAGAATTTACCGAAGGGCATTAAATGAAGAGGAAATAAAGATTGAGTTGTTAAAAAATAGGGGGAAACAGTTTCACCCTAAACTCGTTGATATATATCTAAAAATTTTAGAAAAGGAAAAAAAGGAGAAATAGAAATGCTTTTTATTATTTTTATAATCCTTGGTATAGTAATTGGTTTGTTATTAAAGGGCGATATAAGGAAAATTGATGTAACAAAATTAAGATATCCTTACATCGCTATCGGTGCTTTTGGTATTGAAGTGATTCTTTTTACTTTAGTTAGAAAAGATATAATCCAGAGGGGTATGTTGACATATATACCTTACCTTTTTCAATATTTTTTGATCCTCTTTTTTGTTTATTTAAACAGAAAAAACTTTGGTCTTTTAACTATTGGCCTTGGAATATTTTTAAATGCTTTAGTAATATTCTTAAATGGAGGTGCTATGCCAGTCTCACCGGAAGGGTTAGTTAAAACTGGAATCGCTCCATCTATAGATGCTGCGACAGAAGGATTGATTGCAGCAGAGGGGTTGTATACTGTAATAACTTCTGAAACCCTGTTGCCTTTTTTAGGTGATGTCATTCCTTTTTGGCGATATGTTATGAGTATAGGAGATGTTTTTATTTTTATAGGTGTTATGGTATATATAATAACTGAAATGAAAAGTTAATAGATTGTAACCATGTTTTGAGCTATTATAGTAATAATTATGAATATAGCAGAAACATGGTTTGTTTTATATATGAAGATGGCAAAGGGGAGATACTGATGAAAATACATTTTTTAGGGGCAGCGGAAATGGTGACAGGTTCTAATTTTTTAATCGAAACAGGTAATTATAAAATTCTGTTAGATTGTGGAATGTTTCAAGGTAGTAAAGGACTAGAAAAGTTGAATAGGGAGGAATTCCCTTTTTCGCCAAAGGAAATAGATTATCTGTTACTTAGCCATTCCCATATCGACCACAGTGGAAGGATACCTAAATTGGTTAAAGAGGGATTTAGAGGGGAGATTATCTGTACGAAAGGGACAAAAGACCTAGCGGCATTGATGTTAGAAGATAGTGCCCATATTCAAGTGGCCGATACAAAGTGGGAAAACAAAAAAAGGGAGAGGGCAGGTCAATCTCCATTAGAACCCCTTTACACAGTAGAAGACGCTAAAAACAGTGTACGTTTTTTTACAGGAGTTTTGTATAATCAGAAGATAAATTTAAATGAAAGTATAGTAGTCAGGTTTAAAGATGCAGGCCATATTTTAGGTTCAGCAATAATTGAACTATGGATAAAGGAAGATGGTAAAACAGTTAAAATTGTTTATTCAGGGGATTTAGGGATGAAAAATAAACCATTAATCCGGGATCCAGAAATTGTAGAAGAAGCAGATTATTTAATTTTAGAATCGACTTATGGTGATAGGAATCACGAAGATATAGATACAAGAATGGAGAGATTGATCAAGATAATTAATGAAACTGTGGCTAGGGGAGGTACAGTTATTATTCCCTCCTTTGCTGTGGGGAGAACCCAAGAGTTAATCTATGAGTTAAATAAATACTATGAATATGATAAGGAAATAGAAGAATTTATGAAGGTTCCTATTTATTTAGATAGTCCTATGGCAGTATCTGCTACAGAAGTATTTAAGAGAAATGCCGATAACTTTGATGATGAGACGAAGGAGTTAATATTGAAGGGTGATAACCCTTTGGATTTTGACAATCTTTATTTTGTTCGAGATATAGAACATTCTATGGCTTTAAATAAAGATCAATCCCCTAAAGTAATTATCTCTGCCAGTGGTATGGCCACAGCAGGGAGGGTTAGGCATCACTTGAAACATAACTTGTGGAATCCTATAAATAGTGTGGTTTTTGTTGGTTATCAAGCTGAAGGGACATTAGGTAGAATAATAAAGGATGGGGCGAAAAAAGTGAAGCTATTTGGAGAAGAAGTTGCTGTTAAAGCCCAAATTCATAGTATAGAGGGTTTTTCTGGTCATGGAGATCAAAGGGAAATTCTAAATTGGTTAAAGGGTTTTAAGAAAAAACCGAAAAAAATCTTCTTAGTTCACGGTAAAGAAAAGGCAACTACCACATTAAAAAAAATAATAGAGGAGAAATATGGAATAGAAACTTTAGTGCCATATTTAGGTTGTACTTATCAAATGGATGAAGATGTTTTAATTCAAAATTCAGAGGAACAACTAGATTTAATTAAGAAAAAAGAAAAAATCACTCAAGAACTCCAAAGTGTATATAACCAGTTTGAGCATTTAGTTTGGAAGACTAATCAAATTTTAGATGAAAAAAGGCTAGAAAAAGATTATGAAAAACTCCATAACAAATTACTGGAACTTCAAAAAGAATTACTAGATTTGAACATGTTGTTGGGAAAATAAAAATTAAAGGAAGTGGCATATGTGTACTATAATCTTTGCTTATAAAGTCCATGATCAATATCCCTTTATCTTTTTAGGAAACAGGGATGAATTTAAAAATAGGCCAACAAAACCCTCGCATTTTTGGGAAGATCATCCAGAAGTTTTAGGAGGCATTGACCTTTTAAAAGGCGGAACATGGACTGGGATAACTAAGACTGGGAAAATTGCATTTATCACTAATTACCGGGATTTTCGAGTAGAACAAAAATCCACTTTATCCAGGGGAGATTTGGTTCGCCAATATTTAATTGGGACTGGGGAGCCAGAGGAGTATCTCAACCTAGTAAGTAAAAAGGGAAAAGAGTACAATCTATTTAATCTAGTGGTAGGGAATCAAAATAAATTATATTATTATTCAAATGTGACAGATAAAATAGAGGAAATACAACCGGGTATCCATGGTTTAAGTAATGCCTTGTTAAATACACCTTGGCCCAAAATAGTGAAGGCTAAAGAAGCCCTTTCTAGATTTATTAATAATGACAACGACGATAATGACGTTAATGACTTTACTATTGAGCAATTATTCGGGATATTGGATGATACAACTATCCCCCCTGATAATGAGCTACCAGACACAGGAGGTACACTGGAAATAGAAAGGATGTTATCAACTATCCACATCGATACCCCATCATATGGTACAAGGATAAAGACCATTATTTTAATTAACAAAAAAGGAGAGGTACAGTTTTATGAAAAATTTCTCCAAAAAGATCACTATTGGGAGCTGAGGGAATATAAATTTATATTTTTCAACCCTCTATTTTCTCATAAGGGCTCAGAAATATGATGGTAATTTATATGATGAAAAGGGTAAAATCCGTAAAGGGGCAGGGAAAGAATTCATTTTACCGATAACTATTACTGCAGTTGCTTTGGTATCTGTTATAGTATTATTGTATTATTCATCTCAGTCTACTAAAGTTACTTTTACAGATGAGGGGTTAAGAATACATGGTATGTATGGTGAAACAAT comes from the Anaerobranca gottschalkii DSM 13577 genome and includes:
- the groES gene encoding co-chaperone GroES; protein product: MNIRPLGDRVVIKVLESEQKTASGIVIPDKAKERPQEGEVIAVGSGKVLDNGTKVELEVKVGDRVIFSKYAGTEVKIDNEEHLILSERDILAVINK
- the groL gene encoding chaperonin GroEL (60 kDa chaperone family; promotes refolding of misfolded polypeptides especially under stressful conditions; forms two stacked rings of heptamers to form a barrel-shaped 14mer; ends can be capped by GroES; misfolded proteins enter the barrel where they are refolded when GroES binds) — translated: MAKVIKFTEDARRSLERGVNKLADTVKVTLGPKGRNVVLDKKFGSPLITNDGVTIAKEIELEDPFENMGAQLVKEVATKTNDVAGDGTTTATVLAQAIIREGIKNVTAGANPMILKKGIEKAVESVVAEIKNIAKPIENKEAIAQVAAISAADEKIGELIAEAMEKVGKDGVITVEESKGFTTNLNVVEGMQFDRGYISPYMVTDTEKMEAVLDDPYILITDKKITSIQDILPILEKIVQQGKQLLLIAEDVEGEALATLVVNKLRGTFTCVAVKAPGFGDRRKAMLEDIAILTGGQVISEEVGLDIKNADITMLGRARQVKVTKENTIIVDGAGSQDEIKKRVAQIKVQIEETTSEFDKEKLQERLAKLAGGVAVIEVGAATETELKEKKLRIEDALAATRAAVEEGIVAGGGTALVDALHVLDKIQLTGDEATGLQIVKRALEEPLRQIAENAGFEGSVVVERVKKEPVGVGFNALTGQYEDMIAAGIVDPAKVTRSALQNAASISAMFLTTEAVVAEKPEEKSDNPMPGGMPMM
- a CDS encoding HD-GYP domain-containing protein gives rise to the protein MKNNYKLPLYLAFIYSLFALTFGYAYFRYPFDIDVITLLFFCFLAAVTESMAIVYKKLAFSPGFIITTASIILFGTLPAMVIVFAGMIFRVVRHQNKYYHFLNVPIYKSFFNGSVVGISVFTAAEVYRYTSILPLAPIANITFGLVAVFIIFAVINYLLVSILMAIISNVKVWLNLKNQLGFILIGIFFTAPFGMLLVYMYNHFEIGGVLVIFIPMLFIRYTYGLYIDSKSKYHEMVKVLMNALEMRDKYTEGHCRNVAKIVKKIAEELKYSDNRIEELELAAYLHDIGKIGIPDNILNKPDKLTKEEYQIIQQHPVIGYNIVKDIYGIGRIVDLVKYHHERYDGTGYPEGKKGDEIDLDVYILQLADALDAMSTDRIYRRALNEEEIKIELLKNRGKQFHPKLVDIYLKILEKEKKEK
- a CDS encoding DUF5317 domain-containing protein, whose amino-acid sequence is MLFIIFIILGIVIGLLLKGDIRKIDVTKLRYPYIAIGAFGIEVILFTLVRKDIIQRGMLTYIPYLFQYFLILFFVYLNRKNFGLLTIGLGIFLNALVIFLNGGAMPVSPEGLVKTGIAPSIDAATEGLIAAEGLYTVITSETLLPFLGDVIPFWRYVMSIGDVFIFIGVMVYIITEMKS
- a CDS encoding MBL fold metallo-hydrolase RNA specificity domain-containing protein, which produces MKIHFLGAAEMVTGSNFLIETGNYKILLDCGMFQGSKGLEKLNREEFPFSPKEIDYLLLSHSHIDHSGRIPKLVKEGFRGEIICTKGTKDLAALMLEDSAHIQVADTKWENKKRERAGQSPLEPLYTVEDAKNSVRFFTGVLYNQKINLNESIVVRFKDAGHILGSAIIELWIKEDGKTVKIVYSGDLGMKNKPLIRDPEIVEEADYLILESTYGDRNHEDIDTRMERLIKIINETVARGGTVIIPSFAVGRTQELIYELNKYYEYDKEIEEFMKVPIYLDSPMAVSATEVFKRNADNFDDETKELILKGDNPLDFDNLYFVRDIEHSMALNKDQSPKVIISASGMATAGRVRHHLKHNLWNPINSVVFVGYQAEGTLGRIIKDGAKKVKLFGEEVAVKAQIHSIEGFSGHGDQREILNWLKGFKKKPKKIFLVHGKEKATTTLKKIIEEKYGIETLVPYLGCTYQMDEDVLIQNSEEQLDLIKKKEKITQELQSVYNQFEHLVWKTNQILDEKRLEKDYEKLHNKLLELQKELLDLNMLLGK
- a CDS encoding NRDE family protein; protein product: MCTIIFAYKVHDQYPFIFLGNRDEFKNRPTKPSHFWEDHPEVLGGIDLLKGGTWTGITKTGKIAFITNYRDFRVEQKSTLSRGDLVRQYLIGTGEPEEYLNLVSKKGKEYNLFNLVVGNQNKLYYYSNVTDKIEEIQPGIHGLSNALLNTPWPKIVKAKEALSRFINNDNDDNDVNDFTIEQLFGILDDTTIPPDNELPDTGGTLEIERMLSTIHIDTPSYGTRIKTIILINKKGEVQFYEKFLQKDHYWELREYKFIFFNPLFSHKGSEI